One region of Streptomyces davaonensis JCM 4913 genomic DNA includes:
- a CDS encoding DUF1996 domain-containing protein, whose amino-acid sequence MRRRSKPLPALLVATALVTALLGVGSTALADGPDTTSATAPASAHAGHAMAVSAVPSADDPDGDGYIPANPPVTGVTPSDKEPPPRYFHEFQANCDVTHTAPDDPIVYPNQPGSSHDHTFMGNTSTDAGSTTASLYGGVTTCKAPGDSSAYWMPSLYNGDRKVLPTGPQVIYYKAGVTDYTSVRPFPKGLRFVVGSPMQSAEEFRNHRGWVEGWECGDSYRNVDFPQNCPTGTQLNIRMQSPSCWDGRYLDTPDHKSHMAYPVVKPGTNNNVCPTSHPVALPMVEFKMAFPVDGDMSQVRLASGRGYSFHYDFFNAWHEPTLAALVDHCVVGGLQCNARGYDETHPEEGAALGPDYRLP is encoded by the coding sequence ATGAGACGACGTTCCAAGCCCCTCCCCGCCCTGCTCGTCGCCACCGCTCTGGTCACCGCCCTGCTCGGGGTGGGCTCGACCGCGCTGGCCGACGGGCCCGACACGACTTCGGCCACCGCCCCGGCCTCCGCTCACGCGGGCCACGCCATGGCCGTGTCCGCGGTGCCGTCCGCTGACGACCCGGACGGTGACGGATACATCCCGGCGAACCCACCGGTCACCGGCGTCACCCCATCGGACAAGGAGCCACCACCGCGCTACTTCCACGAGTTCCAGGCCAACTGCGACGTCACCCACACCGCGCCCGACGACCCGATCGTCTACCCGAACCAGCCCGGCAGTTCCCACGACCACACGTTCATGGGCAACACCTCGACCGACGCGGGGAGCACGACCGCGTCCCTGTACGGCGGAGTCACGACCTGCAAGGCGCCGGGCGACTCGTCGGCGTACTGGATGCCGTCGCTATACAACGGTGATCGCAAGGTGCTGCCGACCGGGCCTCAGGTCATCTACTACAAGGCGGGCGTCACCGACTACACCAGCGTGCGGCCGTTCCCCAAGGGGCTGCGGTTCGTGGTGGGCAGCCCGATGCAGAGCGCCGAGGAGTTCCGCAACCACCGCGGATGGGTGGAGGGCTGGGAGTGCGGCGACAGCTATCGCAACGTCGACTTCCCGCAAAACTGTCCTACGGGCACCCAGCTCAACATCCGTATGCAGTCACCGAGTTGCTGGGACGGCCGGTACCTGGACACGCCGGACCACAAGAGCCACATGGCCTACCCGGTCGTGAAACCCGGCACGAACAACAACGTCTGCCCGACCAGCCACCCGGTGGCGCTGCCCATGGTCGAGTTCAAGATGGCGTTCCCGGTGGACGGTGACATGTCGCAGGTCCGGCTGGCGAGCGGACGCGGCTACTCGTTCCACTACGACTTCTTCAACGCCTGGCACGAGCCGACCCTGGCGGCTCTGGTCGATCACTGTGTCGTGGGCGGCTTGCAGTGCAACGCCCGCGGCTACGACGAGACACATCCCGAGGAGGGCGCGGCGCTGGGCCCCGACTACCGGCTGCCCTGA